The Bradyrhizobium sp. CCBAU 051011 DNA segment ACCATACGCCCGATCGAATTCATCCAAGAAACGGTTATTGCAGTCGGCAGGAACCAGTTCGCTAATGAGCCTGGTTGTCATTTCTCCGTGATATTTCTCCGCAGGATCCGCGCCGCCGACATGGGCCTGGAAATACTCAAGATCGTCAGCTCGAGCATCAAACGTCTTCACTAAAGTAGTCCACAGTGCCTGGATCATCTCCGCAGCATGTAGCTCGAAGGCGACCATGTGGGCGCAGCGGACTATGGCATCTCGCGACGACAAGCCATGACATAGCGCACGAAGGTACCGGCTCGTTCTGGTGCTGTAGTTAGGCTGTATTGCGCGGCCAAGTAGGCGCGACGCATCTCTTCTAAAGAGCTTTGAGTGGAAGTTTTCTGTCTCCAGAATACTGGGTAGGGCAGCGTTGCCGCCCTGGAGAACCCGACTGTGTCCTCCCGTTTCATCCCAACAGATAAAGTTTGCGACCACACTGGTCAGCTCAACGTCCTTCGGGAGCCCTCGATTGCGGTGCATTGCCTCGAATACGAGATCCTTTTGCGATCCCGCCTGCAGATATGGGAACGCCTGTGACATCGCGAAGTATTCAGGTAGTAGACTGGCAGCCTGATCTTTGGAGATTTCCGCAGCAAACGGATGGGCGCCATGCAGATCCCGGGCTCTGCGCGCCAAGTGCTCGCCGACCGGTATCTCTGAAGGTTGATCCAGGTTAGAAGAAGAAGGTTGGGATAGCGTCATTCGAGTTCGGGCATGCAGAGAGAGAGAGAGAGAGAGAGAGAGAGAGAGAGCTTTCTTGCGCTAGACCTCGGAGCGCAACCGATACAGATCTCCTCAGATCGAGAGACTCTCCATGTTGTCCTGCGGTGCGTCTCCGGTTGGAGACGCGAAGTCGGAAACCTGACAACGTGGCACTATCATTCCACCTCGTCGTCCGGACCCAGAGCCTTTTGCTCACCTCAAGCAAGGCCCGTACCAATTCTCGC contains these protein-coding regions:
- a CDS encoding GFA family protein, translated to MTLSQPSSSNLDQPSEIPVGEHLARRARDLHGAHPFAAEISKDQAASLLPEYFAMSQAFPYLQAGSQKDLVFEAMHRNRGLPKDVELTSVVANFICWDETGGHSRVLQGGNAALPSILETENFHSKLFRRDASRLLGRAIQPNYSTRTSRYLRALCHGLSSRDAIVRCAHMVAFELHAAEMIQALWTTLVKTFDARADDLEYFQAHVGGADPAEKYHGEMTTRLISELVPADCNNRFLDEFDRAYGLSLEWCRNLVGSCSPHGNSGAEVEHSGRCHCGSVKFYVRAPAEISAVKCNCSICQMSGFVHMLVADDKLRIECGENVLTTYQFNKHIARHTFCRVCGVKPFYRPRSNPSGFSVNVRCLDKTTIESIEVEDFDGENWDLAIRSLHAD